From the genome of Tsukamurella pulmonis:
GGGCGCTCCGAATCGCCCCACTCCGGCAGCCGCTCGATGAGCTCCTCGACCAGCGGGAACGAGCGTGCCGCGACGTCCACCCGGGCCTCCCCGCCGGGCGGGGCCCACTCGGGCGCGTCCCGCCAGCGCAGCCGCGCGCCGGGCATGTAGGCATCGACCTCGGCGTGGGTGAGCCCCTGCCAGTCCCCCAGCAGGGTCTCGCGCAGCCGCACGTCGGTCTCGACGGTGCCGCCGGTCACGGCCGCCAGTGCGTCCGCGGTGTCGCGGGCGCGACGCAGGTCGGAGCTGACGATCGCGAGCGGATCGCGATCGCCGAGCGCCTGGGCCGCCGCGGCGGCCTGCCGCCGCCCGAGATCGGTGAGGTCGGTGTCGAGTTGGCCCTGCATGCGGCCCTCGGCGTTCGACGCGGTCTGGCCGTGCCGGAGCAGGACGAGCCGGCGCACCGTCGGGGTCAGGCGCTCGACCGAGGAGTCGAGACCGTCCTCCACGTGCATCAGGCGTCCTCGCGGTCTCCGTCGGCGCCCTCGGTGCGGGCGTGCTCGCCCAGGCCCTCGACCTCGATGTGCGGGCAGTCCTTCCACAGTTTCTCGAGGGCGTAGTACTCGCGCTCCTCCTCGTGGAAGACGT
Proteins encoded in this window:
- a CDS encoding histidine phosphatase family protein → MHVEDGLDSSVERLTPTVRRLVLLRHGQTASNAEGRMQGQLDTDLTDLGRRQAAAAAQALGDRDPLAIVSSDLRRARDTADALAAVTGGTVETDVRLRETLLGDWQGLTHAEVDAYMPGARLRWRDAPEWAPPGGEARVDVAARSFPLVEELIERLPEWGDSERPVVLVAHGGLVAALTARLLDLPVTSWPILGGLGNCSWVQLSGHGDVPRWRLDVWNASSDVAPEVQ